One Limibacillus sp. genomic window carries:
- a CDS encoding peptidoglycan DD-metalloendopeptidase family protein has protein sequence MQIDPDSRRRVFRRIALGGALLTLPMIGYGLGYMQGSSAPEPAPREIVLNEAPAQDKAPAQAAPTVELAEAGAAQQQPATPEPEVLPEEPLAADSAPQPESLELAADLTAPTAEAEAVFSNPADEAAPAEKLGMEEAALLQPAVTRKAAEEAGDLDGGVVALTTEELPEDPLRTETLTVESGDTLMGLLTEAGIARGEAYEAITALEEVFSPRRLRAGQEITVALSDEAEAASLMSLVLQPDPETDVSVDRGDSGSFVALAKPRELTRGAEYGRGTIESSLYEASLSAGMPHGTLMELIRVFSFDVDFQRDIHKGDGFEVVYDLLYDKDGEIAKTGEVRFASLILGGKERRYYRYTTEEGETDYFDPEGKSVRRTLMRTPIDGARLSSHFGMRKHPILGYSRMHKGTDFAAPSGTPIYAAGNGKVVVAGRNGGYGNYIRIRHNSRYQTAYAHLKGFARGISAGARVEQGQIIGYVGTTGRSTGPHLHYEVLVDGTQVNPRNIKLPTGTVLAGADLEKFQIERAKIEQELAELSLGATQVAEGEQDCRGSEGAPIEQGSGDC, from the coding sequence ATGCAGATCGATCCGGATTCGCGCCGTCGAGTCTTTAGAAGGATTGCGCTTGGCGGCGCGCTCCTGACGCTTCCCATGATCGGGTACGGTCTGGGCTACATGCAGGGCAGCAGCGCGCCTGAGCCCGCCCCCCGCGAGATCGTGCTGAATGAGGCGCCCGCGCAAGACAAGGCGCCCGCGCAAGCGGCGCCCACGGTCGAGCTTGCCGAGGCCGGCGCCGCGCAACAGCAGCCTGCGACGCCGGAGCCGGAGGTCCTGCCCGAAGAACCGCTCGCCGCCGACAGCGCGCCCCAGCCCGAGTCCCTCGAGCTGGCCGCCGATCTGACGGCGCCGACAGCGGAAGCCGAGGCCGTCTTCTCGAACCCCGCTGACGAAGCCGCCCCTGCCGAGAAGCTCGGCATGGAGGAGGCCGCGCTGCTGCAGCCCGCGGTGACGCGCAAAGCCGCCGAAGAGGCAGGCGACCTCGACGGCGGGGTCGTGGCGCTGACGACCGAGGAACTGCCCGAGGACCCGCTGCGCACCGAGACCCTGACGGTAGAGAGCGGCGACACGCTCATGGGTCTCCTGACCGAAGCCGGGATCGCCCGGGGCGAAGCCTATGAAGCCATCACCGCGCTTGAGGAAGTCTTCTCGCCGCGCCGTCTGCGCGCCGGGCAGGAGATCACCGTGGCGCTCAGCGACGAGGCGGAGGCGGCGTCGCTCATGAGCCTCGTCCTGCAGCCGGACCCCGAGACTGACGTCTCCGTCGACCGGGGCGACAGCGGTTCCTTCGTGGCGCTCGCCAAGCCGCGCGAGCTGACGCGCGGCGCCGAGTACGGACGCGGCACCATCGAAAGCTCTCTCTACGAGGCCAGCCTTTCCGCCGGCATGCCGCATGGCACGCTGATGGAGTTGATCCGCGTCTTTTCCTTCGACGTCGACTTCCAGCGCGACATCCACAAGGGGGACGGCTTCGAAGTCGTCTACGATCTGCTCTACGACAAGGACGGTGAGATCGCCAAGACCGGCGAGGTCCGTTTCGCCAGCCTGATCCTGGGCGGCAAGGAACGGCGCTACTACCGCTACACCACCGAAGAGGGCGAGACCGACTACTTCGACCCGGAAGGCAAGTCGGTGCGCCGCACGCTGATGCGCACGCCCATCGACGGGGCGCGGCTCTCCTCGCATTTCGGCATGCGCAAGCATCCCATCCTGGGCTATTCGCGCATGCACAAGGGCACGGACTTCGCGGCCCCCTCCGGCACGCCGATCTATGCGGCGGGCAACGGCAAGGTCGTGGTGGCCGGGCGCAACGGCGGCTACGGCAACTACATCCGCATCCGCCACAACAGCCGCTATCAGACCGCCTACGCCCACCTGAAGGGCTTCGCGCGCGGCATTTCCGCCGGCGCGCGCGTGGAACAGGGTCAGATCATCGGCTACGTGGGCACCACCGGCCGCTCCACCGGCCCCCACCTGCACTACGAGGTCCTGGTCGACGGCACCCAGGTCAACCCGCGCAACATCAAGCTGCCGACCGGCACGGTGCTCGCCGGGGCCGACCTGGAGAAGTTCCAGATCGAGCGGGCGAAGATCGAGCAGGAGCTGGCCGAGCTCAGCCTTGGCGCGACCCAGGTCGCCGAGGGCGAGCAGGATTGCCGCGGTAGCGAGGGCGCGCCCATCGAGCAGGGCTCCGGAGACTGCTGA